Below is a genomic region from Neisseria zoodegmatis.
TGTCAGATTTGCTTGTCGTCTAGCGTTTGTTGTCCATTTAGCCAAATCGTAATGCATAGAAGAAAAATCCTAAATTATTCAATTCTATACATGAGTTTTAGCATTGTCGTACCTGTTTTATTGACTAATTTGTACATTTAAAATACACTATAACTTTTAAATGTAGAGAATTAAAATGCAAAATGCAATTCTATGTGCAGTACATTTCATTGGTAGCCAAGCTGCGCTAGCGCGAAAGTTGGGGGTACAACGATCAACAGTTAATAGTTGGGTAAAGGGTAGAAACAAAATACCTCCAGATGTTGCTGTCAGAATAGAAAAGTTAACTGATGGTGCTATCAGAAGACAAGACTTACGTCCTGACTTGTATACTTAAAAGCAATGCACGTCCACACCCTAACCGCCACTCTAAACCGTGAATTCGCTGCCGTTTACCAAGAATTTGCGGAATTGTGTCGTGGCAATCTGCCCGCCGCCTCGCTGCTGTCCAAACTGCTATATTGGACAGGCGTGGCCGAATCTACGCCTGA
It encodes:
- a CDS encoding transcriptional regulator, which gives rise to MQNAILCAVHFIGSQAALARKLGVQRSTVNSWVKGRNKIPPDVAVRIEKLTDGAIRRQDLRPDLYT